One stretch of Schlesneria sp. DSM 10557 DNA includes these proteins:
- a CDS encoding DUF1501 domain-containing protein produces MHCAEHFLPNRRAFLSYSAGNLGGLALAHLLNQERASAAPLGSSSSPLALGTHHPARADAVISLFQHGGPSQMDLFDPKPELTKYDGKPYEGDLEIHFPGQKGNLLASPFKFEPRGESGIELSDLLPHTATIVDDLTLIRSVTTESVDHESALRLIHSGKFQAGYPTWGSWVTYGLGTVNQNLPAYVVLTDPGGMPVDSVRNWTAGWLPAAYQGTAFRPGTTPVPNLATPAGITPGARARQLELLESLNKTHLRSYPNNTELAARINNFEIAARMQATVPEALDLSQESEATKAMYGLDNPATAEYGTRCLIARRLVERGVRFVQLFLAGQPWDTHSNNAATLKSLCARSDQPSAALVRDLKQRGLLDRTIVMWGGEFGRLPVSQGKDGRDHNRHANSLWLAGGGFKAGYCHGQTDDFSYKAVQDVVTVHDLHATLLHALGLDHKKLTYPHDGLPGSLTDIAITKAELEPRLLR; encoded by the coding sequence ATGCACTGCGCCGAACATTTTCTTCCGAATCGCCGAGCGTTCCTGAGCTATTCTGCGGGAAATCTCGGGGGACTGGCTTTGGCCCACCTGCTGAATCAGGAACGGGCGTCAGCGGCACCGTTGGGGAGTTCAAGCTCTCCCTTAGCGCTGGGGACGCACCATCCGGCCCGCGCCGATGCGGTGATCAGCCTGTTTCAGCACGGCGGCCCCAGTCAGATGGATCTGTTTGATCCGAAGCCCGAGCTGACGAAATATGATGGCAAACCATACGAGGGAGACCTCGAGATCCACTTCCCCGGCCAGAAGGGGAACCTGCTCGCCTCGCCGTTCAAATTTGAACCGCGCGGAGAATCAGGAATCGAACTGAGTGACTTGTTGCCGCACACCGCTACGATCGTGGACGACCTGACGCTCATTCGCTCGGTCACAACCGAGTCTGTCGATCATGAATCCGCACTGCGATTGATTCACAGCGGTAAGTTCCAGGCTGGCTATCCCACCTGGGGTTCCTGGGTGACCTATGGCCTGGGTACCGTCAATCAAAATCTCCCCGCGTATGTCGTGCTGACCGATCCGGGGGGAATGCCGGTGGATAGTGTCCGAAACTGGACCGCAGGATGGCTGCCTGCCGCCTATCAGGGAACCGCGTTCCGTCCCGGTACGACGCCTGTCCCGAATCTTGCGACTCCCGCGGGGATCACCCCGGGAGCCCGCGCAAGGCAACTGGAACTGCTCGAATCGTTGAACAAGACGCACCTGCGCTCCTACCCGAACAATACGGAACTCGCGGCTCGTATCAACAACTTTGAAATTGCCGCCCGGATGCAGGCGACCGTTCCGGAAGCACTTGATCTGTCGCAAGAGTCAGAAGCAACGAAAGCGATGTACGGTCTCGACAACCCCGCGACGGCGGAATATGGCACCCGATGCCTGATTGCTCGACGGCTCGTCGAACGAGGAGTCCGGTTTGTCCAATTGTTTCTGGCAGGTCAGCCGTGGGATACGCATAGCAATAATGCCGCCACGCTGAAGTCACTGTGCGCCCGCAGTGACCAACCCAGTGCTGCACTCGTACGCGATTTGAAACAGCGAGGCTTGCTTGATCGCACAATCGTGATGTGGGGCGGAGAGTTCGGACGGTTGCCTGTGTCTCAGGGGAAAGACGGGCGAGACCACAACCGACATGCCAATTCGCTCTGGCTGGCCGGAGGGGGCTTTAAGGCGGGCTATTGCCATGGCCAGACGGACGACTTCAGCTACAAAGCGGTTCAGGATGTGGTAACGGTTCACGACCTGCACGCGACTCTGCTTCACGCACTGGGCCTGGACCATAAAAAATTGACATACCCGCACGACGGTCTGCCGGGAAGCCTGACCGACATCGCGATTACGAAAGCAGAACTGGAGCCGAGGCTCCTAAGATAG
- a CDS encoding Gfo/Idh/MocA family protein, whose translation MAKPLRIGMVGYGFMGRTHSNAYRKVNHFFDSEHHPVLKAVCARDAEKVKAFADRWGYESIETDWRKLVERKDIDAIDICTPNNLHRDIAIAAAENGKMILCEKPLAMDTAQGEEMCQAVEKAKVLNTVWYNYRRVPAVTFAKQLIDSGKLGRIFHYRANFLQDWTISADLPQGGAALWRLDAAAAGSGVTGDLLAHCIDTAIWLNGDVKNVTAMTETFVKERKHTLTGKVEKVGIDDACTFMCRFGNGSLGLFESTRYARGHKALYTFEINGEHASIKWDLHDLHRLQWFDHRDEGNLRAWRSIHITDGDHPYMGNWWVPGLQIGYEHTFVHHVADFLQGVDKGVSVSPTFREALETQKICDAVLKSAKSGSWTEVG comes from the coding sequence ATGGCAAAGCCTTTGCGAATCGGAATGGTGGGTTACGGGTTTATGGGTCGAACCCATTCCAATGCCTATCGTAAAGTCAACCACTTTTTTGATTCCGAGCATCATCCTGTCTTGAAGGCCGTCTGCGCGCGGGATGCCGAAAAGGTCAAGGCGTTTGCCGATCGCTGGGGTTACGAATCAATCGAAACCGACTGGCGCAAGCTGGTCGAACGTAAAGATATCGACGCGATTGATATCTGTACTCCCAACAACCTGCATCGTGACATTGCCATCGCTGCTGCCGAGAATGGCAAGATGATCCTCTGCGAGAAGCCACTCGCCATGGATACCGCGCAAGGCGAAGAGATGTGCCAGGCGGTCGAAAAGGCCAAGGTACTGAACACGGTCTGGTACAACTACCGCCGCGTTCCCGCCGTCACGTTCGCCAAGCAGTTGATCGATTCCGGGAAACTGGGGCGAATCTTCCACTATCGTGCAAACTTCCTGCAGGACTGGACCATCTCGGCGGACCTGCCTCAAGGGGGCGCGGCCTTGTGGCGGCTCGACGCCGCCGCAGCAGGAAGCGGAGTCACGGGTGACCTGCTCGCTCACTGTATCGACACAGCCATCTGGCTGAACGGTGACGTCAAGAACGTGACTGCCATGACCGAAACGTTCGTGAAGGAGCGTAAACACACGCTGACGGGCAAGGTCGAGAAAGTTGGTATCGACGACGCCTGTACCTTTATGTGCCGGTTTGGAAACGGGTCGCTGGGACTCTTTGAATCGACTCGTTACGCACGAGGCCACAAGGCACTGTACACGTTTGAAATCAACGGCGAACACGCGTCAATCAAGTGGGATCTTCACGATCTGCACCGTCTGCAGTGGTTCGATCACCGTGATGAAGGAAACCTGCGAGCCTGGCGGTCGATCCATATCACCGACGGCGATCACCCCTACATGGGCAACTGGTGGGTTCCCGGTCTGCAGATCGGCTATGAGCACACATTTGTTCACCACGTCGCTGATTTCCTGCAAGGTGTCGACAAAGGTGTCTCTGTCTCGCCAACCTTCCGGGAAGCCCTGGAAACGCAGAAAATTTGCGATGCTGTGCTGAAAAGTGCAAAGTCAGGAAGTTGGACCGAAGTCGGATAG